In Onthophagus taurus isolate NC chromosome 6, IU_Otau_3.0, whole genome shotgun sequence, a genomic segment contains:
- the LOC111414052 gene encoding tetratricopeptide repeat protein 19 homolog, mitochondrial-like → MLRLRNISKILLKFPNLLFRTNPKLTYYKILALRLIQSKPLHLHHTFKKYNIYHPKTSILISISILGWLGFKDDDEEKESELILTLKRAVLCTQREQYDTAEQLLHIALKIAQEQQNNQGIIYCYDLMANLAFTQQQLNKSERLFIDVMRMLFTNGIAEDDLKIIHISLKLARIAHLREENERACLGYQWCLEQMNKKKENDEDTLGLLGVIHDWYSQFLLDRGDVKESLVHLKQAYKICCDIKGKDDPQSMLLLNDLGTTGWKAGDLEYAELCLSEAISIGRNLEDQSHLGVLIANLGVLYIHKGFKEMGKKYCKEAWQLGKQHDNQESMEQANYCFLQLKS, encoded by the exons atgtTAAGATTACGAAATATATCGAAAATACTCTTAAAATTcccaaatttattatttcgtaCAAACCCAAAATTAACCTATTATAAAATTCTCGCTTTGAGGTTAATCCAATCAAAACCGCTACATTTACATCACacctttaaaaaatataatatttatcacCCTAAAACAAGCATCCTCATTTCAATTTCTATCTTAGGATGGCTCGGTTTTAAAGATGATgacgaagaaaaagaaagtgAGTTAATCCTAACGTTAAAAAGAGCGGTTCTTTGCACTCAACGAGAACAATATGACACTGCAGAGCAGCTCCTTCACATTGCCCTAAAAATTGCTCAAGAACAACAAAACAATCAAGggataatttattgttatgattTAATGGCTAATTTAGCGTTTACACAACAACAACTCAATAAATCAGAAAGATTGTTTATTGATGTTATGAGAATGTTATTTACTAATGGAATTGCCGAAGATGatcttaaaataattcatataAGTTTAAAATTAGCTAGAATAGCTCATTTAAGAGAAGAAAACGAAAGAGCTTGTTTGGGATATCAATGGTGTTTAGAACaaatgaataaaaagaaagaaaatgatgAAGATACTCTTGGACTTCTAGGAGTTATTCACGATTGGTACAGCCAATTTTTATTAGATAGAGGAGATGTTAAAGAATCATTAGTTCACTTAAAACAagcatataaaatttgttgtgaTATTAAAGGAAAGGATGACCCTCAAAGTATGTTACTTTTGAATGATTTGGGTACTACCGGATGGAAAGCTGGTGATTTAGAGTATGCAGAGCTGTGTTTAAGTGAAGCTATTAGTATTGGGAGGAATTTGGAGGACCAAAGTCATTTAGGGGTGCTTATAGCTAATTTGGGGGTTTTATACATACACAAGGGATTTAAAGAAATGggcaaaaaatattgtaaggAAGCTTGGCAATTAG GGAAACAACATGATAATCAAGAAAGTATGGAGCAAGCTAATTATTGCTTTCttcaattaaaaagttaa
- the LOC139429982 gene encoding uncharacterized protein, with product MPPSKRKMHAYTEEAMQNALAEVQRGMRVATAAKLYEVPRVTLLYKVKGTTPPYRRMGPESILSPHEEHILVEWIISVRKAGFYIGMNELFNSVQYHVIKNKRLNPFKNNRPGRTWFVGFKRRNPRVIPHMIKPKVSVTKENILRWFDGMIRYLKDKKENINIFDDPRRIFNADEVALFLNPEKNKGFVGKNEKNYQLNLSETDYLTVFITGNAQGELTPPLIVFKDNFPENITNNLPEKWGIGKTETGWVNSEIFFNFISKVFQPFLIQKQIQLPVILFLDAQKYYVTLHTSQFCDENGIILIAFYPKTSNFMGPMELSVFQTLKLIWSQNLVNTVTKLEFPFVLKGNLEEIEPKILQEGFKKSGLVPFSPKSLQTEFAFSENTKQNEATSTKENIYELKAGLEFLEKYVDNEKIEQFKTSNVWKGDLCDLGLFNLWKKISKALNQGYYEFNNDDSMASLHSFESVIEIDDTP from the coding sequence ATGCCTCcttcgaaaagaaaaatgcACGCTTATACCGAAGAAGCCATGCAAAATGCTTTGGCGGAGGTACAACGGGGTATGCGAGTTGCAACCGCAGCTAAACTCTACGAAGTTCCCAGAGTAACCCTTCTTTATAAAGTAAAAGGTACGACACCCCCTTACAGAAGAATGGGGCCTGAATCAATTTTGAGTCCCCACGAAGAACACATTTTGGTTGAGTGGATAATATCCGTTCGAAAAGCTGGATTTTATATTGGTATGAATGAATTGTTTAATAGCGTTCAATAtcatgttattaaaaataaacgattaaatccgtttaaaaataatcgtccGGGAAGAACTTGGTTTGTTGGATTTAAAAGGAGAAATCCCCGTGTGATCCCTCATATGATAAAACCGAAAGTTTCTGTAAcgaaagaaaacattttgagATGGTTTGACGGAATGATCAgatatttaaaagataaaaaagaaaatataaatatatttgatGACCCCCGCCGGATTTTTAATGCTGACGAAGTGGCCCTTTTTCTTAatccagaaaaaaataaaggttttgtaggtaaaaatgaaaaaaattaccaaCTTAATTTATCAGAAACGGATTATTTAACCGTCTTTATAACGGGAAATGCGCAAGGTGAATTAACCCCGCCTTTAATCGTATTTAAAGACAATTTCCCAGAAAACATAACGAACAATTTACCAGAAAAATGGGGTATTGGAAAAACCGAAACGGGTTGGGTTAAttccgaaattttttttaatttcatttcaaaagttttccaaccttttttgatacaaaaacaaattcaattaCCTGTTATACTTTTTCTTGACGCCCAAAAATATTACGTCACATTACATACCAGCCAATTCTGCGATGAAAACGGTATCATCCTGATAGCTTTTTATCCAAAAACATCCAATTTTATGGGACCCATGGAATTAAGCGTCTTTCAAACGTTAAAACTCATTTGGAGTCAAAATCTAGTTAACACCGTTACTAAATTAGAATttccttttgttttaaaaggaaatttagAAGAAATCGAACCAAAAATCCTTCAGGAAGGTTTCAAAAAGTCCGGATTAGTTCCCTTTAGTCCGAAATCTTTACAAACTGAATTTGCATTTTCCGAAAATACGAAACAAAACGAAGCTACTTCTACGAAAGAAAACATTTACGAGTTAAAAGCAGGTTTGGAATTTTTAGAGAAATACGTTGATAATGAGAAAATTGAACAATTTAAAACTTCGAACGTATGGAAAGGAGATCTTTGTGATCTTGGATTATTTAATTTgtggaaaaaaattagtaaagcTTTAAACCAAGgatattatgaatttaataaCGATGATTCAATGGCCAGTTTACATAGTTTTGAAAgtgttattgaaattgatgATACACCCTGA
- the LOC111414030 gene encoding peroxisomal N(1)-acetyl-spermine/spermidine oxidase-like isoform X2, protein MWFSCGRAPSAVCKYLKRCFLLRNTSSTNTCFFSVSSPTHHAKATNFEVCHITDSMVDPCKPEPAVVIVGAGIAGLSAAHRLSQSGISNFTILEATDRPGGRIHSCWLGDVIAEMGAHYIEGGCSANPVYNLAAQEGLLQQPVPRIDPNKGLFCTSDGRAIDAPVSCTAYHVFKQIEHEASLLFSLGGGKHGSLMNFFSVRIQQELQNFPEDQRYDASRIMYGMTSGIRSRWGEDLTRISAENYGSYISIPGGNVRVPLGFVGVLAPLLRELPDCSLKYCKPVGNIRWGAVQSRNKGPRAVVQCCDGDEFCADYVVVTVSLGVLKQHADKLFCPTLPSEKIEAIKALGFGQVNKVFLDYARPFWVWREGGIKFAWSADELASRCDWTRGLSSVEEVEGSKHVLCAYVSGPEAAVMEKASDEEVAEGITKVLRQFTGDASLPYPSTILRSKWVTDPYFCGSYSYMGLNSTIGHQCDLSMPLPGPCEPEPPILLFAGEATCAGHYSTVHGARLSGVREAERIIQLTKKLGGPPPKL, encoded by the exons ATGTGGTTTTCGTGTGGTCGAGCACCGTCCGCTGTCTGCAAATATTTAAAGCG GTGTTTTTTACTTAGAAATACTTCATCTACAAACACATGCTTCTTTTCCGTTTCTTCACCTACCCATCACGCCAAAGCGACCAATTTCGAAGTATGCCATATCACGGATTCTATGGTTGATCCTTGTAAACCAGAACCAGCAGTTGTTATTGTTGGCGCTGGAATTGCTGGACTTTCAGCTGCTCACCGATTATCTCAAAGTGGAATTAGtaattttactattttagAAGCCACAGATAG ACCTGGTGGAAGAATTCACTCGTGTTGGCTGGGTGATGTTATCGCTGAAATGGGTGCTCATTACATCGAAGGTGGATGTAGCGCAAATCCGGTTTATAATTTGGCAGCTCAAGAAGGTCTTCTACAACAACCTGTACCGAGAATTGATCCGAACAAAGGTTTATTTTGCACGAGTGATGGTAGAGCGATAGATGCACCAGTTAGTTGTACGGCTTATCatgtttttaaacaaattgaaCACGAGGCTTCGCTTTTATTCAGTTTGGGTGGTGGTAAACATGGGTCTTTAATGAACTTTTTCAGTGTTAGAATACAACAAGAGTTACAAAACTTTCCGGAGGACCAAAG aTATGATGCGTCTAGAATAATGTATGGTATGACAAGTGGAATTAGATCAAGATGGGGTGAAGATCTAACAAGAATAAGTGCGGAAAATTACGGTAGTTACATATCAATTCCCGGTGGGAATGTTCGAGTACCGTTGGGCTTTGTTGGAGTTCTTGCACCCCTTCTCCGGGAATTACCCGATTGCAGTTTAAAATATTGCAAACCGGTTGGTAATATTCGATGGGGTGCTGTTCAAAGTAGAAATAAAGGACCAAGAGCAGTGGTACAATGCTGCGATGGCGATGAATTTTGCGCAGATTACGTAGTTGTCACGGTTTCTTTAGGAGTTTTGAAACAACATGCTGATAAGCTTTTCTGCCCAACTTTGCCATCCGAAAAAATTGAAGCTATAAAGGCTTTAGGTTTCGGACAGGTTAATAAAGTATTCTTAGATTACGCCCGACCGTTTTGGGTTTGGCGCGAAGGTGGGATTAAATTCGCTTGGTCTGCAGATGAATTAGCTTCACGTTGTGATTGGACGAGAGGTTTAAGTTCGGTCGAAGAAGTCGAAGGTAGCAAACACGTCCTTTGTGCGTACGTTTCCGGTCCAGAAGCTGCAGTTATGGAGAAAGCTTCCGATGAAGAAGTCGCGGAAGGAATAACTAAAGTTTTGAGACAATTCACTGGAGATGCGTCTTTACCGTATCCTTCCACGATTCTTCGCTCAAAATGGGTTACAGATCCTTATTTTTGCGGATCTTATAGCTATATGGGGTTAAATTCAACAATTGGACATCAATGTGATTTATCGATGCCTTTGCCTGGTCCTTGCGAACCGGAACCtcctattttattatttgccGGGGAAGCTACGTGTGCTGGTCATTATTCAACCGTTCATGGTGCTCGTTTAAGTGGAGTTAGGGAAGCTGAGAGGATTATACAATTGACGAAAAAACTCGGAGGACCACCACCGaaactttag
- the LOC111414030 gene encoding peroxisomal N(1)-acetyl-spermine/spermidine oxidase-like isoform X3 has product MWFSCGRAPSAVCKYLKRYNKQNTSSTNTCFFSVSSPTHHAKATNFEVCHITDSMVDPCKPEPAVVIVGAGIAGLSAAHRLSQSGISNFTILEATDRPGGRIHSCWLGDVIAEMGAHYIEGGCSANPVYNLAAQEGLLQQPVPRIDPNKGLFCTSDGRAIDAPVSCTAYHVFKQIEHEASLLFSLGGGKHGSLMNFFSVRIQQELQNFPEDQRYDASRIMYGMTSGIRSRWGEDLTRISAENYGSYISIPGGNVRVPLGFVGVLAPLLRELPDCSLKYCKPVGNIRWGAVQSRNKGPRAVVQCCDGDEFCADYVVVTVSLGVLKQHADKLFCPTLPSEKIEAIKALGFGQVNKVFLDYARPFWVWREGGIKFAWSADELASRCDWTRGLSSVEEVEGSKHVLCAYVSGPEAAVMEKASDEEVAEGITKVLRQFTGDASLPYPSTILRSKWVTDPYFCGSYSYMGLNSTIGHQCDLSMPLPGPCEPEPPILLFAGEATCAGHYSTVHGARLSGVREAERIIQLTKKLGGPPPKL; this is encoded by the exons ATGTGGTTTTCGTGTGGTCGAGCACCGTCCGCTGTCTGCAAATATTTAAAGCGGTACAACAAACA AAATACTTCATCTACAAACACATGCTTCTTTTCCGTTTCTTCACCTACCCATCACGCCAAAGCGACCAATTTCGAAGTATGCCATATCACGGATTCTATGGTTGATCCTTGTAAACCAGAACCAGCAGTTGTTATTGTTGGCGCTGGAATTGCTGGACTTTCAGCTGCTCACCGATTATCTCAAAGTGGAATTAGtaattttactattttagAAGCCACAGATAG ACCTGGTGGAAGAATTCACTCGTGTTGGCTGGGTGATGTTATCGCTGAAATGGGTGCTCATTACATCGAAGGTGGATGTAGCGCAAATCCGGTTTATAATTTGGCAGCTCAAGAAGGTCTTCTACAACAACCTGTACCGAGAATTGATCCGAACAAAGGTTTATTTTGCACGAGTGATGGTAGAGCGATAGATGCACCAGTTAGTTGTACGGCTTATCatgtttttaaacaaattgaaCACGAGGCTTCGCTTTTATTCAGTTTGGGTGGTGGTAAACATGGGTCTTTAATGAACTTTTTCAGTGTTAGAATACAACAAGAGTTACAAAACTTTCCGGAGGACCAAAG aTATGATGCGTCTAGAATAATGTATGGTATGACAAGTGGAATTAGATCAAGATGGGGTGAAGATCTAACAAGAATAAGTGCGGAAAATTACGGTAGTTACATATCAATTCCCGGTGGGAATGTTCGAGTACCGTTGGGCTTTGTTGGAGTTCTTGCACCCCTTCTCCGGGAATTACCCGATTGCAGTTTAAAATATTGCAAACCGGTTGGTAATATTCGATGGGGTGCTGTTCAAAGTAGAAATAAAGGACCAAGAGCAGTGGTACAATGCTGCGATGGCGATGAATTTTGCGCAGATTACGTAGTTGTCACGGTTTCTTTAGGAGTTTTGAAACAACATGCTGATAAGCTTTTCTGCCCAACTTTGCCATCCGAAAAAATTGAAGCTATAAAGGCTTTAGGTTTCGGACAGGTTAATAAAGTATTCTTAGATTACGCCCGACCGTTTTGGGTTTGGCGCGAAGGTGGGATTAAATTCGCTTGGTCTGCAGATGAATTAGCTTCACGTTGTGATTGGACGAGAGGTTTAAGTTCGGTCGAAGAAGTCGAAGGTAGCAAACACGTCCTTTGTGCGTACGTTTCCGGTCCAGAAGCTGCAGTTATGGAGAAAGCTTCCGATGAAGAAGTCGCGGAAGGAATAACTAAAGTTTTGAGACAATTCACTGGAGATGCGTCTTTACCGTATCCTTCCACGATTCTTCGCTCAAAATGGGTTACAGATCCTTATTTTTGCGGATCTTATAGCTATATGGGGTTAAATTCAACAATTGGACATCAATGTGATTTATCGATGCCTTTGCCTGGTCCTTGCGAACCGGAACCtcctattttattatttgccGGGGAAGCTACGTGTGCTGGTCATTATTCAACCGTTCATGGTGCTCGTTTAAGTGGAGTTAGGGAAGCTGAGAGGATTATACAATTGACGAAAAAACTCGGAGGACCACCACCGaaactttag
- the LOC111414030 gene encoding peroxisomal N(1)-acetyl-spermine/spermidine oxidase-like isoform X1, with translation MWFSCGRAPSAVCKYLKRYNKQCFLLRNTSSTNTCFFSVSSPTHHAKATNFEVCHITDSMVDPCKPEPAVVIVGAGIAGLSAAHRLSQSGISNFTILEATDRPGGRIHSCWLGDVIAEMGAHYIEGGCSANPVYNLAAQEGLLQQPVPRIDPNKGLFCTSDGRAIDAPVSCTAYHVFKQIEHEASLLFSLGGGKHGSLMNFFSVRIQQELQNFPEDQRYDASRIMYGMTSGIRSRWGEDLTRISAENYGSYISIPGGNVRVPLGFVGVLAPLLRELPDCSLKYCKPVGNIRWGAVQSRNKGPRAVVQCCDGDEFCADYVVVTVSLGVLKQHADKLFCPTLPSEKIEAIKALGFGQVNKVFLDYARPFWVWREGGIKFAWSADELASRCDWTRGLSSVEEVEGSKHVLCAYVSGPEAAVMEKASDEEVAEGITKVLRQFTGDASLPYPSTILRSKWVTDPYFCGSYSYMGLNSTIGHQCDLSMPLPGPCEPEPPILLFAGEATCAGHYSTVHGARLSGVREAERIIQLTKKLGGPPPKL, from the exons ATGTGGTTTTCGTGTGGTCGAGCACCGTCCGCTGTCTGCAAATATTTAAAGCGGTACAACAAACA GTGTTTTTTACTTAGAAATACTTCATCTACAAACACATGCTTCTTTTCCGTTTCTTCACCTACCCATCACGCCAAAGCGACCAATTTCGAAGTATGCCATATCACGGATTCTATGGTTGATCCTTGTAAACCAGAACCAGCAGTTGTTATTGTTGGCGCTGGAATTGCTGGACTTTCAGCTGCTCACCGATTATCTCAAAGTGGAATTAGtaattttactattttagAAGCCACAGATAG ACCTGGTGGAAGAATTCACTCGTGTTGGCTGGGTGATGTTATCGCTGAAATGGGTGCTCATTACATCGAAGGTGGATGTAGCGCAAATCCGGTTTATAATTTGGCAGCTCAAGAAGGTCTTCTACAACAACCTGTACCGAGAATTGATCCGAACAAAGGTTTATTTTGCACGAGTGATGGTAGAGCGATAGATGCACCAGTTAGTTGTACGGCTTATCatgtttttaaacaaattgaaCACGAGGCTTCGCTTTTATTCAGTTTGGGTGGTGGTAAACATGGGTCTTTAATGAACTTTTTCAGTGTTAGAATACAACAAGAGTTACAAAACTTTCCGGAGGACCAAAG aTATGATGCGTCTAGAATAATGTATGGTATGACAAGTGGAATTAGATCAAGATGGGGTGAAGATCTAACAAGAATAAGTGCGGAAAATTACGGTAGTTACATATCAATTCCCGGTGGGAATGTTCGAGTACCGTTGGGCTTTGTTGGAGTTCTTGCACCCCTTCTCCGGGAATTACCCGATTGCAGTTTAAAATATTGCAAACCGGTTGGTAATATTCGATGGGGTGCTGTTCAAAGTAGAAATAAAGGACCAAGAGCAGTGGTACAATGCTGCGATGGCGATGAATTTTGCGCAGATTACGTAGTTGTCACGGTTTCTTTAGGAGTTTTGAAACAACATGCTGATAAGCTTTTCTGCCCAACTTTGCCATCCGAAAAAATTGAAGCTATAAAGGCTTTAGGTTTCGGACAGGTTAATAAAGTATTCTTAGATTACGCCCGACCGTTTTGGGTTTGGCGCGAAGGTGGGATTAAATTCGCTTGGTCTGCAGATGAATTAGCTTCACGTTGTGATTGGACGAGAGGTTTAAGTTCGGTCGAAGAAGTCGAAGGTAGCAAACACGTCCTTTGTGCGTACGTTTCCGGTCCAGAAGCTGCAGTTATGGAGAAAGCTTCCGATGAAGAAGTCGCGGAAGGAATAACTAAAGTTTTGAGACAATTCACTGGAGATGCGTCTTTACCGTATCCTTCCACGATTCTTCGCTCAAAATGGGTTACAGATCCTTATTTTTGCGGATCTTATAGCTATATGGGGTTAAATTCAACAATTGGACATCAATGTGATTTATCGATGCCTTTGCCTGGTCCTTGCGAACCGGAACCtcctattttattatttgccGGGGAAGCTACGTGTGCTGGTCATTATTCAACCGTTCATGGTGCTCGTTTAAGTGGAGTTAGGGAAGCTGAGAGGATTATACAATTGACGAAAAAACTCGGAGGACCACCACCGaaactttag
- the LOC111414075 gene encoding uncharacterized protein isoform X1, with protein MGRCGPVFLAFLLSCFGINIFIKERSGCEPLISSLIFLTSIMVVLWQLRLYPASFRKLSIHFLYVVEFFFSAFLMEHLMVHFWTPLEERMTEFLPKISDFEDEILKQGGWACGGLFTFLRWDETLVGASYLLSLFFLFGALHGIRALDFRLIRYGGVSVFLTDVCDRAYKLKRRIMKMFFTKRKCPNYRRIPRNTLAYQSGNNGISLDDSDDDFCPDEDEDYEFNNKFSKKFS; from the exons ATGGGTAGATGTGGTCCAGTATTTTTGGCGTTTCTTTTAAGTTGTTTCggaattaatatatttataaaagaaagatcAGGATGTGAACCCCTAATATCatcacttatttttttaacatcaatTATGGTTGTCTTATGGCAATTACGACTTTATCCCGCTTCCTTCAGAAAACTTTCCATACACTTTTTATATGTGGTTGAG tttttcttttctgcttttttaatggaacactTAATGGTACATTTTTGGACTCCTTTAGAGGAAAGAATGACGGAATTTTTACCGAAAATATCCGATTttgaagatgaaattttaaaacaaggAGGATGGGCGTGTGGTGGATTATTCACATTTTTACGATGGGATGAAACTTTGGTTGGCGcaagttatttattaagtcttttctttttatttggaGCTTTACATGGAATAAGAGCGCTCGATTTTag ATTAATAAGGTATGGTGGTGTCTCGGTATTTCTAACAGACGTTTGTGATCGGGCATATAAATTAAAGAGACGTATCATGAAGATGTTCTTTACGAAGAGAAAGTGTCCAAACTATCGGAGAATTCCTAGAAACACCTTGGCGTATCAATCTGGTAATAATGGAATTTCTCTAGACGATTCGGATGATGATTTTTGTCCAGATGAGGATGAAGATTatgaatttaacaataaatttagcaaaaaattttcataa
- the LOC111414075 gene encoding uncharacterized protein isoform X2, producing MGRCGPVFLAFLLSCFGINIFIKERSGCEPLISSLIFLTSIMVVLWQLRLYPASFRKLSIHFLYVVEFFFSAFLMEHLMVHFWTPLEERMTEFLPKISDFEDEILKQGGWACGGLFTFLRWDETLVGASYLLSLFFLFGALHGIRALDFRLNILLGNYSEYDNKNSRTSLACNCPLGSEYPTINNFIEGET from the exons ATGGGTAGATGTGGTCCAGTATTTTTGGCGTTTCTTTTAAGTTGTTTCggaattaatatatttataaaagaaagatcAGGATGTGAACCCCTAATATCatcacttatttttttaacatcaatTATGGTTGTCTTATGGCAATTACGACTTTATCCCGCTTCCTTCAGAAAACTTTCCATACACTTTTTATATGTGGTTGAG tttttcttttctgcttttttaatggaacactTAATGGTACATTTTTGGACTCCTTTAGAGGAAAGAATGACGGAATTTTTACCGAAAATATCCGATTttgaagatgaaattttaaaacaaggAGGATGGGCGTGTGGTGGATTATTCACATTTTTACGATGGGATGAAACTTTGGTTGGCGcaagttatttattaagtcttttctttttatttggaGCTTTACATGGAATAAGAGCGCTCGATTTTag GTTGAATATACTCCTAGGAAACTATTCCgaatatgataataaaaacTCGAGAACTTCGTTGGCGTGTAACTGTCCGTTAGGTTCTGAGTACCcaactattaataattttattgaaggcgaaacttaa